Proteins encoded together in one Phyllostomus discolor isolate MPI-MPIP mPhyDis1 chromosome 6, mPhyDis1.pri.v3, whole genome shotgun sequence window:
- the FAM110C gene encoding protein FAM110C, protein MHALPSLDAPRMERLLPRRSDAAVPARRSAVERLAADRAKYVRGLPGAAGDPAPEGSSPGAGEGPVVDPRPPACAPGAVARRTIARKPLRPDSLVMYRQKCEFVRGPSADSFGGGLVRKFLPGSGKEKTSASPEKSPAGGEATARGEEAAPTKPNPAVAPGPPERPCVAATTTARPCVPAAAPAPPARPSVPAATPAPPVRPSVPAATPAPPAATPAPPARPSVPAAAPAPPAATPAPPARPSVPAATPAPPAAAPAPPERPSVQAATPAPPVRHRGPARPGSPEPRVTRRRGLQRSQSDLSSRYSMSAAEFDNFFQFCGLEPEVVEALGRENFSAGSDRLGLKVRSVSMATSDSGFSRHSGSDEGLQEEELMEKLPSSTSVVERNARIIKWLYTCKKAKETLGPRLQGLA, encoded by the coding sequence ATGCACGCGCTGCCCAGCCTGGACGCGCCCCGGATGGAGCGGCTTCTGCCGCGGCGATCGGACGCGGCGGTGCCGGCGCGCAGGAGCGCGGTGGAGAGGCTGGCCGCTGACCGCGCCAAGTACGTCCGAGGCCTGCCGGGGGCAGCCGGGGATCCTGCCCCCGagggcagcagccctggggcGGGTGAAGGGCCGGTGGTCGACCCTCGGCCCCCGGCTTGCGCCCCGGGTGCCGTGGCACGCAGGACAATAGCGCGGAAGCCGCTGAGGCCGGATTCGCTGGTCATGTACCGGCAGAAGTGCGAGTTCGTGCGTGGGCCGAGCGCCGACAGTTTCGGGGGCGGCCTGGTGAGAAAGTTCCTGCCGGGGTCAGGCAAGGAGAAGACGTCGGCGTCCCCCGAGAAGTCCCCGGCGGGGGGAGAGGCCACGGCCAGGGGAGAGGAGGCGGCTCCAACCAAGCCCAACCCCGCAGTGGCCCCTGGTCCCCCCGAGCGCCCCTGCGTCGCAGCAACAACCACGGCGCGCCCATGCGTCCCGGCAGCGGCCCCGGCGCCCCCAGCGCGTCCCAGCGTCCCGGCAGCGACCCCGGCGCCCCCAGTGCGTCCCAGCGTCCCGGCAGCGACCCCGGCGCCCCCAGCAGCGACCCCGGCGCCCCCAGCGCGTCCCAGCGTCCCGGCAGCGGCCCCGGCGCCCCCAGCAGCGACCCCGGCGCCCCCAGCGCGTCCCAGCGTCCCGGCAGCGACCCCGGCGCCCCCAGCAGCGGCCCCGGCGCCCCCAGAGCGTCCCAGCGTCCAGGCAGCGACCCCCGCGCCTCCAGTGCGCCACAGGGGTCCGGCCCGGCCGGGCAGCCCAGAGCCGCGAGTGACCAGGCGCAGGGGGCTGCAGCGCTCGCAGTCGGACCTCAGCTCCCGCTACTCCATGTCCGCGGCGGAATTCGACAACTTCTTCCAGTTCTGCGGCCTGGAGCCCGAGGTGGTGGAGGCGCTCGGGAGGGAGAACTTCTCCGCGGGCTCGGACCGCCTCGGCCTAAAGGTTCGCAGCGTGAGCATGGCCACCTCCGACAGCGGCTTCTCCCGGCACAGCGGCAGCGAcgaggggctgcaggaggaggagctgatGGAGAAGCTGCCCAGCTCCACCTCGGTCGTGGAGAGGAACGCCCGCATCATCAAGTGGCTGTACACCTGTAAGAAGGCCAAGGAGACCCTGGGCCCGCGGCTGCAGGGCCTGGCGTGA